Proteins encoded together in one Salarias fasciatus chromosome 17, fSalaFa1.1, whole genome shotgun sequence window:
- the LOC115404466 gene encoding monocarboxylate transporter 2, which translates to MPPPAASPPAVPPPDGGWGWAVVLGSFISIGFSYAFPKAITVFFKDIQIIFNASYSQIAWISSIMLAVMYAAGPISSILVNTYGCRPIVMMGGCLCAVGMISASFCNDVLQLYICIGVIGGLGLAFNLQPALTMIGKYFYHKRPIANGLAMAGSPVFLSTLAPLNQYLFNHFGWRGSFLILGGLLLNCCVAGSLMRPLGPPPGRAKKDEAVVATTTKEKRTFWELINKYLDLSLFKHRGFLIYLSGNVIMFVGFFAPIVFLAAYAKDMGVDEYSAAFLLSILAFVDMFARPSMGLLANSRWVRPRIQYFFSFAVLYNGVCHILCPLADDYTGLVVYAIFFGFAFGMVSSVLFETLMDLVGAQRFSSAVGLTTIVECCPVLIGPPLAGKLVDVTKNYKYMYFCCGSVVILASIWLFIGNFINYRLLERERKQAEMYKQAETEDPDQKEAERKAQASEDPAGKKDEQPMQRETNF; encoded by the exons atgccgccgccggccgccagcCCCCCCGCCGTGCCCCCGCCGGACGGCGGCTGGGGGTGGGCCGTGGTGCTGggctccttcatctccatcgGCTTCTCCTACGCCTTCCCCAAGGCCATCACCGTCTTCTTCAAAGACATCCAGATCATCTTCAACGCCTCCTACAGCCAGATCGCCTGGATCTCCTCCATCATGCTGGCCGTCATGTACGCCGCAG GGCCCATCAGCAGCATCCTGGTCAACACGTACGGCTGCAGGCCCATCGTCATGATGGGCGGCTGCCTCTGCGCCGTCGGCATGATCTCCGCCTCCTTCTGCAACGACGTGCTGCAGCTGTACATCTGCATCGGCGTGATCGGCG GACTTGGATTGGCTTTCAACCTGCAGCCGGCGTTGACCATGATCGGCAAGTACTTCTACCACAAGCGGCCCATCGCTAACGGGCTGGCGATGGCGGGCAGCCCGGTCTTCCTCAGCACCCTGGCTCCGCTCAACCAGTACCTCTTCAACCACTTCGGCTGGCGGGGCAGCTTCCTCATCCTGGGCGGGCTGCTGCTGAACTGCTGCGTGGCCGGCTCCCTCATGAGGCCGCTTGGACCGCCGCCCGGCAGGGCCAAGAAGGACGAGGCCGTCGTCGCCACCACCACCAAGGAGAAGCGCACCTTCTGGGAGCTGATCAACAAGTACCTGGACCTGTCGCTCTTCAAGCACCGCGGCTTCCTCATCTACCTGTCGGGCAACGTCATCATGTTCGTGGGCTTCTTCGCCCCCATCGTCTTCCTGGCCGCCTACGCCAAGGACATGGGCGTGGACGAGTACTCGGccgccttcctcctctccatcctggCGTTCGTCGACATGTTCGCCCGGCCCTCCATGGGGCTGCTGGCCAACTCGCGCTGGGTGCGGCCCCGGATCCAGTACTTCTTCAGCTTCGCCGTGCTGTACAACGGCGTGTGCCACATCCTGTGCCCGCTGGCGGACGACTACACCGGCCTGGTGGTGTACGCCATCTTCTTCGGCTTCGCCTTCGGCATGGTGAGCTCCGTGCTGTTCGAGACGCTGATGGATCTGGTGGGAGCTCAGAGGTTCTCCAGCGCCGTGGGACTCACCACCATCGTGGAGTGCTGCCCGGTTCTGATCGGCCCCCCGCTGGCAG GAAAACTGGTGGATGTGACCAAAAACTACAAGTACATGTATTTCTGCTGTGGAAGCGTGGTCATCCTGGCCAGCATTTGGCTCTTCATCGGGAACTTCATCAACTACAGACTGTTGGAGCGCGAGCGCAAGCAGGCGGAGATGTACAAACAGGCCGAGACCGAAGACCCGGACCAGAAGGAGGCCGAAAGGAAGGCCCAGGCCTCCGAGGATCCGGCCGGCAAGAAAGACGAGCAGCCCATGCAGAGGGAAACCAACTTCTAA